A section of the Methanobrevibacter arboriphilus JCM 13429 = DSM 1125 genome encodes:
- a CDS encoding zinc-ribbon domain-containing protein — translation MGNETTSIFCSKCGIKIKNRENKFCSYCGNELNISKEKVAEEKNINDDKDMHQNNVVVRYDKNPSVAAILTFFLFCLGQFYNGQILKGITFVVILIILIYINIILALLFLIYATYDAYKNAKYIKENHGNYFYNEGI, via the coding sequence ATGGGCAATGAAACAACCAGTATTTTTTGTTCTAAATGTGGGATAAAAATTAAAAATAGAGAAAATAAATTCTGTTCCTATTGTGGAAATGAATTGAATATTTCAAAAGAAAAAGTAGCTGAAGAAAAGAACATCAATGATGATAAAGATATGCATCAAAACAATGTTGTAGTTAGATATGACAAAAATCCTTCTGTAGCAGCAATTTTGACATTCTTTCTTTTTTGTTTGGGGCAATTTTATAATGGACAAATACTGAAAGGTATAACATTTGTGGTAATATTAATCATTTTAATATATATCAACATAATTTTAGCTCTGTTATTCCTTATTTATGCAACATATGATGCATATAAAAATGCAAAATACATAAAAGAGAATCATGGAAATTATTTTTATAATGAGGGGATATAA